In the genome of Fulvivirga maritima, one region contains:
- a CDS encoding NUDIX hydrolase — protein sequence MINQYKDEDKVLLAVDCIIFGFDNEELKLLLIKRDFEPEKGKWSLMGGFLKKSEVLDEAASRVLQHLTGLNDVYMEQLYSFSKIDRDPVERTVSVAYFALINIANHNRELTESHSAKWFSLEEMPELIFDHNAMVRHAISRLRYRTATQPIGFELLPEKFTMRQLQKLYEAIFDQELDKRNFTKKINAMDLLVRLDEKDMTSSKKGSFLFKFDEEKYKEKVMDGFSFKV from the coding sequence ATGATAAATCAATATAAAGACGAAGACAAAGTTCTATTAGCAGTTGACTGTATAATCTTTGGCTTTGACAATGAAGAACTGAAACTTCTTTTAATCAAGAGAGACTTCGAGCCTGAAAAAGGAAAATGGAGTTTGATGGGAGGTTTTTTAAAGAAAAGTGAAGTGCTGGACGAAGCCGCCAGCAGGGTACTTCAACACCTCACCGGTTTGAATGATGTATATATGGAGCAATTATATAGCTTCAGTAAAATAGATCGTGACCCCGTAGAGCGTACTGTTTCAGTAGCCTACTTCGCCCTTATTAATATTGCTAATCATAACAGAGAGCTTACCGAAAGTCACTCAGCAAAGTGGTTCAGTCTGGAAGAAATGCCAGAGCTTATATTTGACCATAATGCTATGGTTAGGCATGCCATAAGCAGACTCCGTTACAGAACTGCCACACAACCTATTGGTTTTGAGCTATTGCCAGAGAAGTTTACTATGCGCCAACTGCAAAAGCTCTATGAGGCTATATTTGATCAGGAACTGGATAAAAGGAACTTCACTAAAAAAATTAACGCTATGGACCTTTTAGTGAGGCTCGATGAAAAAGACATGACCTCCTCTAAAAAAGGGTCTTTCCTTTTTAAATTTGATGAAGAGAAGTACAAAGAAAAAGTAATGGATGGCTTTTCTTTTAAAGTATAA
- a CDS encoding UxaA family hydrolase, which produces MAHKTLKIHPKDNVIVALDDLPAGEKVLFDGKEITLVHAVPAKHKFAESDLQPGDKILMYGNLVGKAVENIPAGEVLTTSNVKHEASSFTKRTEGFQWTAPDISKWKDKSFMGFHRADGQVGTANYWLVIPLVFCENRNVNTIKQAFMDELGFGHQDVYKSYVQQMVTLYQSGKTGEIETLPFQETELSQQSKLFDNIDGIRFLTHEGGCGGIRQDSEMLCGLLAGYINNPNVAGATLLSLGCQNAQISILEEKLSKLNDTPNKPVIILEQQQEGTEQEMLAKAIRKTFLALIEADKLKREPAPLSKLVIGLECGGSDGFSGISANPTVGQVSDFIVSLGGKSILSEFPELCGVEQELINRCVDDKTADKFSELMRAYAHAAEAVGSGFDMNPSPGNIKDGLITDAIKSAGAAKKGGTSPVVDVLDYTEYASKPGLNLLCTPGNDVESTTAMAGSGANIILFTTGLGTPTGNPVTPVIKVSSNSKLAEKMPDIIDVDTGPVIAGEKTIEEMGTILLDHIIEVASGNVKTKAMKLDQADFIPWKRGVSL; this is translated from the coding sequence ATGGCGCACAAAACACTCAAAATACACCCTAAAGACAATGTAATAGTAGCTTTAGATGATCTACCTGCTGGAGAAAAAGTACTTTTTGACGGTAAGGAAATAACACTTGTTCATGCGGTACCTGCTAAGCATAAGTTTGCTGAATCTGACCTTCAGCCGGGAGACAAAATATTAATGTACGGCAACTTAGTAGGAAAAGCTGTTGAAAATATTCCTGCCGGCGAAGTATTAACCACCTCAAATGTAAAACATGAAGCATCCTCTTTCACCAAGCGTACAGAAGGTTTTCAGTGGACCGCTCCAGACATCAGCAAATGGAAAGATAAATCATTCATGGGGTTTCACCGAGCCGATGGACAGGTAGGAACGGCTAACTATTGGTTAGTAATTCCTTTGGTGTTTTGTGAAAACAGAAACGTAAATACCATTAAGCAAGCCTTCATGGATGAGCTGGGCTTTGGGCATCAGGACGTATATAAATCATATGTGCAGCAAATGGTCACGCTCTACCAATCTGGTAAAACCGGAGAAATAGAAACACTACCTTTTCAAGAAACTGAACTGAGTCAGCAAAGTAAGCTATTTGATAATATTGATGGAATACGGTTTCTTACTCATGAAGGAGGCTGTGGAGGCATAAGACAAGATTCTGAAATGCTTTGTGGCTTATTAGCCGGCTATATCAATAATCCCAATGTAGCTGGGGCCACCTTACTCAGCCTTGGCTGCCAAAATGCCCAAATAAGCATATTAGAAGAAAAACTAAGCAAGCTTAACGATACCCCTAACAAGCCAGTAATCATTCTTGAACAACAGCAAGAAGGTACTGAACAAGAAATGCTAGCCAAGGCCATAAGAAAAACCTTTTTGGCACTAATAGAAGCTGATAAACTTAAAAGAGAACCAGCTCCTTTAAGCAAGCTAGTAATAGGGCTGGAATGTGGCGGCTCTGATGGTTTTTCAGGTATCTCCGCAAACCCTACTGTAGGCCAAGTATCTGACTTTATTGTATCTCTGGGAGGCAAATCCATCCTGTCAGAATTCCCTGAATTATGCGGTGTAGAGCAGGAACTAATCAATAGATGCGTAGATGATAAGACAGCGGACAAATTCTCTGAACTTATGCGCGCTTATGCACATGCTGCCGAAGCGGTTGGCTCTGGATTTGATATGAACCCCAGCCCAGGCAACATTAAAGATGGTCTTATTACCGATGCTATTAAATCAGCCGGAGCGGCTAAAAAAGGAGGCACCTCTCCTGTAGTGGATGTGCTTGACTATACTGAATATGCCTCCAAACCAGGGCTTAACCTGCTTTGTACACCTGGAAATGATGTAGAAAGCACAACAGCTATGGCTGGTTCTGGTGCCAATATCATTCTCTTTACCACAGGACTGGGCACACCTACTGGCAATCCTGTTACACCTGTAATTAAAGTATCTTCTAACTCTAAGTTAGCCGAGAAAATGCCTGACATTATAGATGTAGATACAGGGCCTGTTATAGCAGGAGAAAAAACTATAGAAGAAATGGGTACTATTCTTTTAGATCATATAATAGAAGTAGCCAGCGGCAATGTTAAAACCAAGGCAATGAAACTAGATCAAGCTGATTTTATACCTTGGAAGCGAGGGGTATCGCTTTAA
- a CDS encoding nucleoside deaminase — protein sequence MNYYKEALVQAKKSLSEGGIPIGAVLVKEGEIIGKGHNQRVQQDNPILHGEMDCMQNAGRQQSYEGATMYTTLSPCMMCTGTILQFKIKKVVIGENVNFEGNIPFLQSHGVEVELLNDAETISMMSTFIKENPKLWNEDIAE from the coding sequence ATGAATTATTATAAAGAAGCATTAGTACAAGCTAAAAAGAGCTTATCAGAAGGCGGTATTCCCATAGGAGCGGTTTTGGTTAAAGAGGGCGAGATAATAGGGAAAGGGCATAATCAACGCGTTCAGCAAGACAACCCCATACTACACGGAGAAATGGATTGCATGCAAAATGCAGGAAGGCAGCAAAGCTATGAAGGAGCTACTATGTATACCACACTCAGCCCTTGCATGATGTGTACTGGCACTATACTGCAATTTAAAATCAAAAAAGTGGTGATTGGTGAGAATGTTAATTTTGAAGGAAATATTCCTTTTTTACAATCTCATGGCGTGGAAGTGGAGTTGCTTAATGATGCAGAAACCATTTCTATGATGAGTACCTTTATTAAAGAAAATCCTAAGCTCTGGAATGAAGATATAGCTGAGTAG
- a CDS encoding porin family protein: MKKIVLTLFVAAAFFSAVKAQVSGGVKGALNFATTVSPENNFDTDTKIAPAAGGFIEFGLIDKLSFQPELLLSFQGSRTKSGGTTYKENFTYINIPLIFKYQLVGGLHAELGPQLGFLIAAHQKEKRDGYEEKRDVKDNREGTDLGLNIGLGYEVQNLIFDLRYYWGWSEIYEIGINNEPVRNSLWQIGVGYRLF, from the coding sequence ATGAAGAAGATTGTACTTACGTTGTTTGTTGCTGCGGCTTTTTTTTCAGCAGTTAAGGCTCAGGTTTCTGGGGGAGTAAAAGGTGCTTTGAATTTTGCTACCACGGTTTCTCCAGAGAATAATTTTGATACCGATACTAAAATTGCGCCCGCAGCAGGTGGCTTTATCGAGTTTGGTTTGATTGATAAATTGTCGTTTCAACCAGAATTGCTATTGTCATTTCAAGGGTCAAGAACGAAATCAGGAGGAACTACTTATAAAGAGAATTTTACTTATATCAATATTCCTCTAATATTTAAATATCAACTTGTGGGTGGATTACATGCTGAGCTAGGTCCTCAACTTGGGTTTTTGATAGCAGCTCACCAAAAGGAAAAGAGAGATGGTTATGAAGAGAAGAGAGACGTTAAAGATAATCGAGAAGGAACTGACTTAGGATTAAATATTGGTCTTGGATATGAAGTGCAGAACCTAATTTTTGATTTAAGGTATTATTGGGGATGGTCTGAAATTTATGAAATAGGTATAAACAATGAACCTGTCAGAAACTCTTTATGGCAAATAGGAGTTGGCTACAGATTATTCTAA